The proteins below come from a single Xyrauchen texanus isolate HMW12.3.18 chromosome 1, RBS_HiC_50CHRs, whole genome shotgun sequence genomic window:
- the LOC127624441 gene encoding uncharacterized protein LOC127624441 isoform X3, with the protein MVEPYSSATIWLVDVLVEHLGLQPGLQVSPSQDDLFTKTSPSKKSALKLKNKSHVTSVKSSLSDSPVELEGWVHLWENPNGIPSADLSWVKDDTERGLFSPTPVYRDNTGALKRRRVLKSDRMWFYPPEPSGYVCGTVPTPHLFLRRSIFVWWPFGVWRYSLRCLCGDKCVGNGKHFYLYKSGYLSRVRHSCDVSSWYTMLMEVLCCGQCTKAARSGEGSLGPCYPWSTR; encoded by the exons ATGGTCGAGCCTTATTCGTCGGCAACAATATGGCTTGTTGACGTCCTTGTGGAGCATTTGGGATTACAACCCGGATTGCAGGTGTCGCCATCTCAAG ATGATTTATTCACTAAGACGTCTCCATCCAAGAAGTCTGCGTTGAAGCTGAAGAACAAGAGTCATGTCACCTCTGTAAAATCTTCTCTGAGTGACTCCCCA GTTGAGTTGGAGGGTTGGGTGCATCTGTGGGAAAATCCCAATGGCATTCCATCAGCGGACCTCTCCTGGGTGAAAGATGACACAGAAAGAGGACTCTTCTCTCCCACTCCTGTGTACCGCGACAACACTGGTGCGTTGAAGAGGCGGCGGGTATTGAAATCAGACAGGATGTGGTTTTACCCTCCAGAACCTTCAGGCTACGTTTGTGGTACTGTGCCAACTCCACATCTCTTCTTACGGAGGAGCATCTTTGTGTGGTGGCCTTTTGGGGTATGGAGATATTCGCTGAGGTGTCTTTGTGGTGATAAATGTGTGGggaatggaaaacatttttaccTCTACAAGTCAGGCTACCTCAGCAGG GTTCGTCACAGCTGTGATGTATCCAGCTGGTACACTATGTTGATGGAGGTACTGTGCTGTGGACAGTGCACCAAAGCAGCCAGGAGCGGTGAAGGTAGCTTGGGACCCTGCTATCCATGGTCAACTCGGTGA